CTTCTGCACGTGGAGGGCTGCAATATCGCGCCGGATCGTCGCCTCGGAACTGTCGGTCAGATCGACCAGTTCCTGGACGGTGACGACGGGTTTTTCCTGAACCGCCGACTGAATGATCCGGTGTCTTTCTTTCTCGTGCATGCGTTCCTCCGATGGCGTTCATGCTTCCATCACGATCGACCATTGTCAATCACAAACAATCATATTTTTTCATTGTGCAGCGCAATATGCGCGAACTTGATCGTTTTTGATTGACTTTAACGCTCAAGTCCTGTGATCTGATGCCAACCACATCTCTGCGCGGTCGCCAAGCCGCGCGACATCAGACCGGGAGGAAATCGAGATGCTCGACAAGCAGCAGGGTGCGCGACTTGCAAACCTTTGGGACGAGGCAAAGGCTGCCGGCATGAGCGAATCCGAGCGCTTGCTCTATCGCTCCAACCTGCTCGGCTCCGACAAGCGCATCACCAATTACGGCGGCGGCAACACCTCGGCCAAGGTGATGGAGAAGGACCCGCTTGGGGGCGGCACGGTCGAGGTTCTCTGGGTCAAAGGTTCGGGCGGCGACGTCGGAACGATCAAGCTCGACGGCTTTGCCACGCTCTATATGGACAAGCTCAACGCGCTGAAGTCGATCTATCGCGGCGTCGCGTTCGAAGACGAGATGGTCGGCTACCTGCCGCACTGCACCTTCAACCTCAATCCGCGCGCCGCCTCGATCGACACGCCCCTGCATGCCTATGTGCCGAAGAAGCATGTCGACCACATGCACCCCGACGCGATCATCGCGATTGCCGCAGCCAAGAACAGCCGTGAACTGACGGCAAAGATTTTTGGCGACGACATCGGCTGGCTGCCGTGGAAGCGCCCGGGCTACGAGCTCGGCCTGTGGCTCGAAAAATTCTGCCTGGAAAATCCCCGGGCGCGCGGTGTCGTGCTTGAAAGCCATGGCCTCTTCACCTGGGGCGACACGGCGAAAGAAGCCTACGGGACCACGGTCGAGATCATCAACAAGGCAATCGCCTGGTTCGAGGCCGAGAACGCCAAGCCGGCCTTTGGCGGTGCGGTTAGGCCGGCGCTCGACGCGGCGGCCCGCGCCGACGTCGCGCGCAAGCTGATGCCGGTCATCCGCGGCCTGATCAGCGCCGACGAGAAGAAGGTCGGCCATTTCGACGACAGCCAGGCCGTGCTCGATTTCGTCACGTCGATGGATCTGAAGCCGCTGGCCGCCCTCGGCACGAGCTGCCCCGACCACTTCCTGCGCACCAAGATCCGGCCGCTGGTGGTCGATTTCGACGCGGCCAGCCCCGATGTCGACAAGACGTTGGCGGCACTTCCCGACGCGATCGCGGCTTACCGCGCCGACTACGCCGCCTATTACGAGCGCTGCAAACATGCCGACAGCCCGGCGATGCGCGATCCGAATGCAGTGGTCTATCTCGTGCCCGGCGTCGGCATGATCACCTTTGCCAAGGACAAGGCGACCGCCCGCATCTCCGGCGAGTTCTATGTCAACGCCATCAACGTCATGCGCGGCGCCTCCGGCGTCTCAACCTATGTCGGCCTGCCGGAACAGGAAGCCTTCGACATCGAATACTGGCTGCTTGAGGAAGCAAAGCTCCAGCGCATGCCGAAGCCGAAGAGCCTCGCCGGCCGGATCGCGCTCGTCACCGGCGGCGCCGGCGGTATCGGCAAGGCGACGGCCAACCGGCTGATGCAGGAGGGCGCCTGCGTCGTGCTCGCCGATATCGACGAGACCGCGCTTGCGGCGGCCGAAGGCGAACTCTCCAAGCGCTACGGCAAGGATTTCGTCCGCTCCGTCAGCATGAACGTCACCAGAGAGACGGCGGTCGAGGGCGGCTTTGCCGACGCGCTGCTCGCCTTCGGCGGCCTCGATATCCTCGTTTCCAATGCCGGCCTCGCCTCGTCTGCCGCGATCGAAGACACGACGCTGGCGCTCTGGACCAAGAACATCGACATCCTGACGACAGGCTATTTCCTCGTCTCGCGAGAAGCCTTCCGCATCTTCCGCCAGCAGAAGGCCGGCGGCAACGTCGTCTTCGTCGCCTCCAAGAACGGTCTTGCCGCCTCCCCCGGCGCATCGGCCTATTGCACCGCCAAGGCGGCGGAGATCCACCTCGCCCGCTGCCTGGCGCTCGAAGGCGCTTCCGCCCAGATCCGCGTCAACGTCGTCAATCCGGACGCGGTGCTGCGCGGCTCGAAGATTTGGACCGGCGAGTGGAAGGAACAGCGCGCCGCCGCCTACAAGATGGATGTCGACGACCTCGAGGCGCATTATCGCGAGCGCTCGATGCTGAAGCTCAGCGTCTTTCCCGAGGATATCGCCGAGGCGATCTACTTCCTTTCATCCGACATGTCGGCGAAATCGACCGGCAACATCATCAATGTCGACGCGGGCAACGCCCAGTCGTTTACCCGCTGATCAAGGAGAGTTTCATGACGACCACCATGATCAGCCAGGCGACGGTCGAGGCCGAGAATGAAAGCCGGCTCAGCGCACTTCGCCGGGACTATGAAAGCCTCGGCGAGAGGCTTGGCCGGCGCGGCATCGCGATCGACGAGATCAAGCGCAAGGTCGCCGCCTACGGCGTTGCCGTTCCTTCCTGGGGTGTCGGCACCGGCGGCACGCGCTTTGCTCGCTTCCCCGGCAAGGGCGAGCCGCGCAACATCTTCGACAAGCTCGAAGATTGCGCCGTCATCCAGCAACTGACGCGGGCGACGCCGACCGTGTCGCTGCATATCCCCTGGGACAAGGTGAACGACATTTCCGAACTGAAAGAGAAGGGCACGTCGCTCGGCCTCGGTTTCGATGCGATGAACTCCAATACCTTCTCCGATGCGCCGGGCCAGGAACATTCCTACAAGTTCGGCTCGCTGTCGCATGCCGACGCCGCCACGCGCGCCCAAGCGGTAGAGCACAATCTCGAATGCATCGAGATCGGCCGGCAGCTCGGCTCCAAGGCGCTGACGGTCTGGGTCGGCGACGGCTCCAACTTCCCCGGCCAGAGC
The nucleotide sequence above comes from Ensifer sp. PDNC004. Encoded proteins:
- a CDS encoding bifunctional rhamnulose-1-phosphate aldolase/short-chain dehydrogenase → MLDKQQGARLANLWDEAKAAGMSESERLLYRSNLLGSDKRITNYGGGNTSAKVMEKDPLGGGTVEVLWVKGSGGDVGTIKLDGFATLYMDKLNALKSIYRGVAFEDEMVGYLPHCTFNLNPRAASIDTPLHAYVPKKHVDHMHPDAIIAIAAAKNSRELTAKIFGDDIGWLPWKRPGYELGLWLEKFCLENPRARGVVLESHGLFTWGDTAKEAYGTTVEIINKAIAWFEAENAKPAFGGAVRPALDAAARADVARKLMPVIRGLISADEKKVGHFDDSQAVLDFVTSMDLKPLAALGTSCPDHFLRTKIRPLVVDFDAASPDVDKTLAALPDAIAAYRADYAAYYERCKHADSPAMRDPNAVVYLVPGVGMITFAKDKATARISGEFYVNAINVMRGASGVSTYVGLPEQEAFDIEYWLLEEAKLQRMPKPKSLAGRIALVTGGAGGIGKATANRLMQEGACVVLADIDETALAAAEGELSKRYGKDFVRSVSMNVTRETAVEGGFADALLAFGGLDILVSNAGLASSAAIEDTTLALWTKNIDILTTGYFLVSREAFRIFRQQKAGGNVVFVASKNGLAASPGASAYCTAKAAEIHLARCLALEGASAQIRVNVVNPDAVLRGSKIWTGEWKEQRAAAYKMDVDDLEAHYRERSMLKLSVFPEDIAEAIYFLSSDMSAKSTGNIINVDAGNAQSFTR